The Drosophila nasuta strain 15112-1781.00 chromosome 2L, ASM2355853v1, whole genome shotgun sequence genome window below encodes:
- the LOC132798814 gene encoding mitogen-activated protein kinase kinase kinase 7-like, giving the protein MAIVMEYAECGSLHSLLHNKENRNIDLPHTLRISWMLQCAEAIKYLHELIPKILHRDLKPKNLLLFNNCRTLKICDFGTVKKLETIMSYAGTVSYMAPEVCERSYTEKCDVYSFGITFWEVMSRKKPFYHLAVSAEMAILFQATKGTRHLDDIRNTPNSEHTIELIERCWNGDAEKRPTMLEIISNINNLYPIRDVEEPNLSLKIPDKNEVNRLIDEDINPIHKDEWKNITIGEHIGYSSFGEVYKALWKTEKGPKIIALKRYYPYYSIKSKLTIYNSQLKHDHILKLYCISFDDNSRPIALIEYADCGTLYSAVYDCTVNIVNNAYETFSLMWMWHCAKGLKFLHEQNIIHRNITTTNLLLFSNYETLKFSLSETMRTESTLMTEFVGAFDYMAPEIFEGMQYTKKCDIYSFGIILWEVMSRKKPFYDMTELNPFAIYKKKMKVFVQI; this is encoded by the exons ATGGCCATTGTAATGGAATACGCAGAGTGTGGCTCTCTTCATAGCTTACTGCACAATAAGGAAAATAGGAACATTGATTTACCACATACACTGCGCATTAGCTGGATGCTGCAATGTGCAGag GCCATTAAATACCTTCATGAACTTATTCCAAAAATTCTTCATCGTGatctaaaaccaaaaaatctactgcttttcaataattgtcgaacattgaaaatatgcgATTTTGGCACAGTGAAGAAACTGGAAACCATTATGTCTTATGCTGGAACTGTTAGTTATATGGCACCAGAG GTCTGTGAAAGGTCATACACTGAGAAATGCGACGTATATAGCTTTGGTATTACATTTTGGGAAGTAATGTCAAGAAAGAAACCATTCTACCACTTGGCAGTAAGTGCTGAAATGGCCATTCTATTTCAAGCCACAAAAG GAACTCGACATTTAGATGACATCCGGAATACTCCAAACTCCGAGCACACAATAGAACTTATAGAACGCTGTTGGAATGGAGATGCAGAGAAACGACCGACAATGCTagaaataataagtaatattaataatttgtaccCAATTAGGGATGTGGAAGAGCCTAACTTAAGCCTGAAAATACCAGACAAAAATGAAGTTAACAGATTGATTGATGAAGATATCAATCCAATTCATAAAGATGAATGGAAAAATATTACTATAGGAGAg caCATAGGATATAGTAGCTTTGGAGAAGTATATAAGGCTCTCTGGAAAACTGAGAAGGGACCGAAGATAATTGCACTTAAAAGATATTACCCTTATTATTCGATCAAGTCtaaattaacaatatataattCACAACTAAAGCATGatcatattctaaaattatattgtatatccTTTGATGACAATAGTAGACCTATTGCACTTATAGAGTATGCCGATTGCGGAACTCTTTATAGTGCTGTGTATGATTGTACAGTGAATATTGTTAATAATGCATATGAAACGTTTTCTTTAATGTGGATGTGGCATTGCGCGAAG GGTCTCAAATTTCTGCATGAACAAAACATTATTCATCGGAATATAACTACAACGAATCTGCTTCTTTTTAGCAATTATGAAACCCTAAAGTTTTCACTATCTGAAACAATGAGGACAGAGAGTACATTAATGACAGAATTTGTTGGAGCTTTTGATTATATGGCTCCAGAA atTTTTGAAGGGATGCAATACACCAAAAAGTGCGATATCTATAGCTTCGGGATAATTCTGTGGGAGGTGATGTCACGAAAGAAACCGTTCTACGATATGACAGAGCTAAATCCATTtgctatatataaaaaaaaaatgaag GTCTTCGTCCAAATATAA
- the LOC132797687 gene encoding uncharacterized protein LOC132797687, whose amino-acid sequence MTRNIDWNELSADKKFIGNGTFGAVFKVTWNSKNGQKTVVIKQFHLNANEDQIKKEVDMLSLVNHDNIVKLIGTTKDEKERMAIVMEYAECGSLYDLLHNKENKNTDLPHTLRISWMLQCAEAIKYLHELSPKILHRDLKPKNLLLFNNCRTLKICDFGTVKKQETFMSYVGTICYMAPEVCERSYTEKCDVYSFGITFWEVMSRKKPFYHLETHRTVYVKKKTAEDDRPPIDDIRNIPKSEQIIELIERCWNGDAYKRPTMREIISNINILYSIRDVEEPNLSLKIPVKNEDIRLINEDINPIHKDEWKNITIGELIGYGSLGEVYKALWITKKGSKIIALKRYRPYYSINSKKLTIYSSQLKHDNILKLYCLSIDYNRTPIELMEYADCGTLYSAVHDCTVNIVNHAYETFSLMWVLHCAKGLKFLHEQNIIHRNITSKNLFLFNNYQTLKIRLPETVRTEGTYMTQYVGTFDYMAPEIMEGMQYTKKCDIYSFGIMLWEVRSRRKPYYEIYLFRNIIHFEVIEGLRPNICFVVDIQNSDEIKSLIRKCWDADPQERPSMEKVVAIMEKYSSY is encoded by the exons ATGACGCGTAACATAGATTGGAATGAATTGAGTGCCGATAAAAAG TTTATTGGAAATGGTACTTTCGGTGCTGTATTCAAGGTGACATGGAACTCAAAAAATGGTCAAAAAACCGTCGTGATTAAACAATTCCATCTTAACGCAAATGAGgatcaaattaaaaaagaagtcGACATGCTATCGCTGGTCAATCATGATAATATTGTAAAGTTAATAGGTACTACAAAAGATGAGAAGGAAAGAATGGCCATTGTAATGGAATACGCAGAGTGTGGCTCTCTTTATGACCTACTGCACAATAAGGAAAATAAGAACACTGATTTACCACATACACTGCGTATTAGCTGGATGCTGCAATGTGCAGAG GCCATTAAATACCTTCATGAACTCAGTCCGAAAATTCTTCATCGTGatctaaaaccaaaaaatctactgcttttcaataattgtcgaacattgaaaatatgtgaTTTTGGCACAGTTAAGAAGCAGGAAACCTTTATGTCTTATGTTGGAACTATTTGTTATATGGCACCAGAG GTCTGTGAAAGGTCATACACTGAGAAATGCGACGTATATAGCTTTGGTATTACATTTTGGGAAGTAATGTCAAGAAAGAAACCATTCTACCACTTGGAAACTCATCGGACTGTATACGTTAAAAAGAAAACCGCAGAAG ATGATCGTCCACCCATCGATGACATTCGGAATATTCCAAAATCCGAGCAGATTATAGAACTTATAGAACGCTGTTGGAATGGAGACGCATATAAACGACCGACAATGCGagaaataataagtaatattaatattttgtactcaatTAGGGATGTGGAAGAGCCTAACTTAAGTCTGAAAATACCAGTCAAAAATGAAGATATCAGATTGATTAATGAAGATATCAATCCGATTCATAAAGATGAATGGAAAAATATTACTATAGGAGAg ctCATTGGATATGGCTCGCTTGGAGAAGTATATAAGGCTCTCTGGATAACTAAGAAGGGATCAAAGATAATTGCACTTAAAAGATATAGACCTTATTATTCGATCAActcaaaaaaattaacaatttatagTTCACAACTAAAGCATgataatattctaaaattatattgtCTATCCATTGATTACAATAGAACCCCTATTGAGCTTATGGAGTATGCCGATTGCGGAACTCTCTATAGTGCTGTGCATGATTGTACAGTGAATATTGTTAATCATGCATATGAAACGTTTTCTTTAATGTGGGTGTTGCATTGCGCGAAG GGTCTCAAATTTCTGCATGAACAAAACATTATTCATCGTAATATAACTTCAAAGAAtctgtttctttttaacaATTATCAAACCCTAAAGATTCGACTACCTGAAACAGTGAGGACAGAGGGTACATATATGACACAATATGTTGGAACTTTTGATTATATGGCTCCAGAA atTATGGAAGGGATGCAATACACCAAAAAGTGCGATATCTATAGCTTTGGGATAATGCTGTGGGAGGTGAGGTCACGAAGGAAACCGTACTACGAAATATacttatttagaaatattatacatttcgAAGTGATTGAAG GTCTTCGTCCAAATATATGTTTTGTCGTCGACATTCAAAATTCGGATGAGATAAAAAGTTTGATTAGAAAATGCTGGGATGCGGATCCACAGGAAAGACCTTCTATGGAGAAAGTAGTCGCAATTATGGAAAAATATTCTTCTTATTAA
- the LOC132797135 gene encoding mitogen-activated protein kinase kinase kinase 7-like: MSQIAKGMEYLHDQKKVHRDLKSKNILLCNNYRTVKICDFGTIKELATVNTEGIGTYAYMAPEICNEGGSYTERCDVFSFGIVFWEVMSGEKPFYDSQHMPAIALQRKTNDGKTINSKVLG, translated from the exons ATGAGCCAGATAGCTAAG GGCATGGAATACTTACATGACCAAAAAAAAGTCCATCGGGATCTTAAGTCTAAGAACATTTTGCTTTGTAACAACTACCGTACGGTGAAAATATGTGATTTTGGCACAATTAAAGAACTCGCAACGGTTAATACGGAAGGTATTGGGACATATGCTTATATGGCTCCAGAAATATGC AATGAAGGAGGGAGTTACACGGAAAGGTGTGATGTTTTTAGCTTTGGCATCGTTTTCTGGGAAGTAATGTCTGGAGAGAAGCCCTTTTATGACTCTCAGCACATGCCAGCAATTGCTctacaaagaaaaacaaatgatg GTAAAACTATTAATTCAAAAGTGCTGGGATAA
- the LOC132798119 gene encoding mitogen-activated protein kinase kinase kinase 7-like isoform X1 — protein MLSLVNHDNIVKLIGTTKDEKERMAIVMEYAECGSLYDLLHNKENKNTDLPHTLRISWMLQCAEAIKYLHELSPKILHRDLKPKNLLLFNNCRTLKICDFGTVKKQETFMSYVGTICYMAPEVCERSYTEKCDVYSFGITFWEVMSRKKPFYHLETHRTVYVKKKTAEDDRPPIDDIRNIPKSEQIIELIERCWNGDAYKRPTMREIISNINILYSIRDVEEPNLSLKIPVKNEDIRLINEDINPIHKDEWKNITIGELIGYGSLGEVYKALWITKKGSKIIALKRYRPYYSINSKKLTIYSSQLKHDNILKLYCLSIDYNRTPIELMEYADCGTLYSAVHDCTVNIVNHAYETFSLMWVLHCAKGLKFLHEQNIIHRNITSKNLFLFNNYQTLKIRLPETVRTEGTYMTQYVGTFDYMAPEIMEGMQYTKKCDIYSFGIMLWEVRSRRKPYYEIYLFRNIIHFEVIEGLRPNICFVVDIQNSDEIKSLIRKCWDADPQERPSMEKVVAIMEKYSSY, from the exons ATGCTATCGCTGGTCAATCATGATAATATTGTAAAGTTAATAGGTACTACAAAAGATGAGAAGGAAAGAATGGCCATTGTAATGGAATACGCAGAGTGTGGCTCTCTTTATGACCTACTGCACAATAAGGAAAATAAGAACACTGATTTACCACATACACTGCGTATTAGCTGGATGCTGCAATGTGCAGAG GCCATTAAATACCTTCATGAACTCAGTCCAAAAATTCTTCATCGTGatctaaaaccaaaaaatctactgcttttcaataattgtcgaacattgaaaatatgtgaTTTTGGCACAGTTAAGAAGCAGGAAACCTTTATGTCTTATGTTGGAACTATTTGTTATATGGCACCAGAG GTCTGTGAAAGGTCATACACTGAGAAATGCGACGTATATAGCTTTGGTATTACATTTTGGGAAGTAATGTCAAGAAAGAAACCATTCTACCACTTGGAAACTCATCGGACTGTATACGTTAAAAAGAAAACCGCAGAAG ATGATCGTCCACCCATCGATGACATTCGGAATATTCCAAAATCCGAGCAGATTATAGAACTTATAGAACGCTGTTGGAATGGAGACGCATATAAACGACCGACAATGCGagaaataataagtaatattaatattttgtactcaatTAGGGATGTGGAAGAGCCTAACTTAAGTCTGAAAATACCAGTCAAAAATGAAGATATCAGATTGATTAATGAAGATATCAATCCGATTCATAAAGATGAATGGAAAAATATTACTATAGGAGAg ctCATTGGATATGGCTCGCTTGGAGAAGTATATAAGGCTCTCTGGATAACTAAGAAGGGATCAAAGATAATTGCACTTAAAAGATATAGACCTTATTATTCGATCAActcaaaaaaattaacaatttatagTTCACAACTAAAGCATgataatattctaaaattatattgtCTATCCATTGATTACAATAGAACCCCTATTGAGCTTATGGAGTATGCCGATTGCGGAACTCTCTATAGTGCTGTGCATGATTGTACAGTGAATATTGTTAATCATGCATATGAAACGTTTTCTTTAATGTGGGTGTTGCATTGCGCGAAG GGTCTCAAATTTCTGCATGAACAAAACATTATTCATCGTAATATAACTTCAAAGAAtctgtttctttttaacaATTATCAAACCCTAAAGATTCGACTACCTGAAACAGTGAGGACAGAGGGTACATATATGACACAATATGTTGGAACTTTTGATTATATGGCTCCAGAA atTATGGAAGGGATGCAATACACCAAAAAGTGCGATATCTATAGCTTTGGGATAATGCTGTGGGAGGTGAGGTCACGAAGGAAACCGTACTACGAAATATacttatttagaaatattatacatttcgAAGTGATTGAAG GTCTTCGTCCAAATATATGTTTTGTCGTCGACATTCAAAATTCGGATGAGATAAAAAGTTTGATTAGAAAATGCTGGGATGCGGATCCACAGGAAAGACCTTCTATGGAGAAAGTAGTCGCAATTATGGAAAAATATTCTTCTTATTAA
- the LOC132798119 gene encoding mitogen-activated protein kinase kinase kinase 7-like isoform X2, which yields MLSLVNHDNIVKLIGTTKDEKERMAIVMEYAECGSLYDLLHNKENKNTDLPHTLRISWMLQCAEAIKYLHELSPKILHRDLKPKNLLLFNNCRTLKICDFGTVKKQETFMSYVGTICYMAPEVCERSYTEKCDVYSFGITFWEVMSRKKPFYHLETHRTVYVKKKTAEDDRPPIDDIRNIPKSEQIIELIERCWNGDAYKRPTMREIISNINILYSIRDVEEPNLSLKIPVKNEDIRLINEDINPIHKDEWKNITIGELIGYGSLGEVYKALWITKKGSKIIALKRYRPYYSINSKKLTIYSSQLKHDNILKLYCLSIDYNRTPIELMEYADCGTLYSAVHDCTVNIVNHAYETFSLMWVLHCAKGLKFLHEQNIIHHSTT from the exons ATGCTATCGCTGGTCAATCATGATAATATTGTAAAGTTAATAGGTACTACAAAAGATGAGAAGGAAAGAATGGCCATTGTAATGGAATACGCAGAGTGTGGCTCTCTTTATGACCTACTGCACAATAAGGAAAATAAGAACACTGATTTACCACATACACTGCGTATTAGCTGGATGCTGCAATGTGCAGAG GCCATTAAATACCTTCATGAACTCAGTCCAAAAATTCTTCATCGTGatctaaaaccaaaaaatctactgcttttcaataattgtcgaacattgaaaatatgtgaTTTTGGCACAGTTAAGAAGCAGGAAACCTTTATGTCTTATGTTGGAACTATTTGTTATATGGCACCAGAG GTCTGTGAAAGGTCATACACTGAGAAATGCGACGTATATAGCTTTGGTATTACATTTTGGGAAGTAATGTCAAGAAAGAAACCATTCTACCACTTGGAAACTCATCGGACTGTATACGTTAAAAAGAAAACCGCAGAAG ATGATCGTCCACCCATCGATGACATTCGGAATATTCCAAAATCCGAGCAGATTATAGAACTTATAGAACGCTGTTGGAATGGAGACGCATATAAACGACCGACAATGCGagaaataataagtaatattaatattttgtactcaatTAGGGATGTGGAAGAGCCTAACTTAAGTCTGAAAATACCAGTCAAAAATGAAGATATCAGATTGATTAATGAAGATATCAATCCGATTCATAAAGATGAATGGAAAAATATTACTATAGGAGAg ctCATTGGATATGGCTCGCTTGGAGAAGTATATAAGGCTCTCTGGATAACTAAGAAGGGATCAAAGATAATTGCACTTAAAAGATATAGACCTTATTATTCGATCAActcaaaaaaattaacaatttatagTTCACAACTAAAGCATgataatattctaaaattatattgtCTATCCATTGATTACAATAGAACCCCTATTGAGCTTATGGAGTATGCCGATTGCGGAACTCTCTATAGTGCTGTGCATGATTGTACAGTGAATATTGTTAATCATGCATATGAAACGTTTTCTTTAATGTGGGTGTTGCATTGCGCGAAG GGTCTCAAATTTCTGCATGAACAAAACATTATTCATC ATTCGACTACCTGA
- the LOC132793097 gene encoding mitogen-activated protein kinase kinase kinase 7-like isoform X2: MENIEFDVIYSNLQLGDFINGGSFGDVYKAHWKTENKAIVVKKIRRVVKNASNDEKSILNEIKNIKVLNHPNIITFHGVAKDSEDRICMLFEFADCGSLYSFLHESNIKISLDGKFNWMSQIAKGMEYLHNKKKVHRDLKSKNLLLCNNYRTVKICDFGTIKELATVNTECIGTYTYMAPETCKDGGRYEEKCDVFSFGIVFWEVMSGKTPFYDFKNVLPIAIQGKINEGKRPNIDDIDKLKKFEYLNCIKLLIQKCWDIDPLKRPSMRRLATILGIQPRVYMNYPHLLFEIDRLRDICDEDFKFPK, translated from the exons ATGGAAAACATTGAATTTGATGTGATATACAGCAATCTTCAATTAGGAGATTTT ATAAACGGTGGTAGCTTTGGTGATGTTTACAAAGCACattggaaaactgaaaacaaagctattgttgtaaaaaaaattcGTCGCGTCGTAAAAAATGCAAGCAATGatgaaaaatcaattttaaatgaaattaaaaacataaaagttcTCAATCATCCGAATATTATTACTTTCCATGGAGTAGCAAAAGATTCCGAAGATAGAATTTGCATGCTTTTTGAGTTCGCCGATTGTGGTTCACTCTACAGCTTCTTACATGAAtcgaatataaaaatatcactAGATGGAAAGTTTAATTGGATGAGCCAGATAGCTAAG GGCATGGAATACttacataacaaaaaaaaagtccaTCGGGATCTTAAGTCTAAAAACCTCTTGCTTTGTAACAACTACCGTACGGTGAAAATATGTGATTTTGGCACAATTAAAGAACTTGCAACGGTTAATACGGAATGTATTGGGACATATACTTATATGGCTCCAGAAACATGC AAAGACGGAGGGCGTTACGAGGAAAAGTGTGATGTTTTTAGCTTTGGAATAGTTTTCTGGGAAGTAATGTCTGGGAAGACGCCCTTTTATGACTTTAAGAACGTGCTGCCAATTGCTATCCaaggaaaaataaatgaag GTAAACGTCCCAATATAGATGATATTGACAAACTTAAGAAGTTTGAGTATTTGAATTGCATAAAACTATTAATTCAAAAGTGCTGGGATATTGACCCACTAAAAAGACCAAGCATGAGAAGATTGGCCACCATTCTTGGCATTCAGCCTCGAGTTTATATGAACTATCCACATCTATTGTTTGAAATTGATAGATTGAGAGATATTTGTGATGAAGACTTTAAATTtcctaaataa
- the LOC132793097 gene encoding mitogen-activated protein kinase kinase kinase 7-like isoform X1: MENIEFDVIYSNLQLGDFINGGSFGDVYKAHWKTENKAIVVKKIRRVVKNASNDEKSILNEIKNIKVLNHPNIITFHGVAKDSEDRICMLFEFADCGSLYSFLHESNIKISLDGKFNWMSQIAKGMEYLHNKKKVHRDLKSKNLLLCNNYRTVKICDFGTIKELATVNTECIGTYTYMAPETCKDGGRYEEKCDVFSFGIVFWEVMSGKTPFYDFKNVLPIAIQGKINEEGKRPNIDDIDKLKKFEYLNCIKLLIQKCWDIDPLKRPSMRRLATILGIQPRVYMNYPHLLFEIDRLRDICDEDFKFPK; the protein is encoded by the exons ATGGAAAACATTGAATTTGATGTGATATACAGCAATCTTCAATTAGGAGATTTT ATAAACGGTGGTAGCTTTGGTGATGTTTACAAAGCACattggaaaactgaaaacaaagctattgttgtaaaaaaaattcGTCGCGTCGTAAAAAATGCAAGCAATGatgaaaaatcaattttaaatgaaattaaaaacataaaagttcTCAATCATCCGAATATTATTACTTTCCATGGAGTAGCAAAAGATTCCGAAGATAGAATTTGCATGCTTTTTGAGTTCGCCGATTGTGGTTCACTCTACAGCTTCTTACATGAAtcgaatataaaaatatcactAGATGGAAAGTTTAATTGGATGAGCCAGATAGCTAAG GGCATGGAATACttacataacaaaaaaaaagtccaTCGGGATCTTAAGTCTAAAAACCTCTTGCTTTGTAACAACTACCGTACGGTGAAAATATGTGATTTTGGCACAATTAAAGAACTTGCAACGGTTAATACGGAATGTATTGGGACATATACTTATATGGCTCCAGAAACATGC AAAGACGGAGGGCGTTACGAGGAAAAGTGTGATGTTTTTAGCTTTGGAATAGTTTTCTGGGAAGTAATGTCTGGGAAGACGCCCTTTTATGACTTTAAGAACGTGCTGCCAATTGCTATCCaaggaaaaataaatgaag AAGGTAAACGTCCCAATATAGATGATATTGACAAACTTAAGAAGTTTGAGTATTTGAATTGCATAAAACTATTAATTCAAAAGTGCTGGGATATTGACCCACTAAAAAGACCAAGCATGAGAAGATTGGCCACCATTCTTGGCATTCAGCCTCGAGTTTATATGAACTATCCACATCTATTGTTTGAAATTGATAGATTGAGAGATATTTGTGATGAAGACTTTAAATTtcctaaataa
- the LOC132793097 gene encoding putative mitogen-activated protein kinase kinase kinase 7-like isoform X3, whose protein sequence is MLFEFADCGSLYSFLHESNIKISLDGKFNWMSQIAKGMEYLHNKKKVHRDLKSKNLLLCNNYRTVKICDFGTIKELATVNTECIGTYTYMAPETCKDGGRYEEKCDVFSFGIVFWEVMSGKTPFYDFKNVLPIAIQGKINEEGKRPNIDDIDKLKKFEYLNCIKLLIQKCWDIDPLKRPSMRRLATILGIQPRVYMNYPHLLFEIDRLRDICDEDFKFPK, encoded by the exons ATGCTTTTTGAGTTCGCCGATTGTGGTTCACTCTACAGCTTCTTACATGAAtcgaatataaaaatatcactAGATGGAAAGTTTAATTGGATGAGCCAGATAGCTAAG GGCATGGAATACttacataacaaaaaaaaagtccaTCGGGATCTTAAGTCTAAAAACCTCTTGCTTTGTAACAACTACCGTACGGTGAAAATATGTGATTTTGGCACAATTAAAGAACTTGCAACGGTTAATACGGAATGTATTGGGACATATACTTATATGGCTCCAGAAACATGC AAAGACGGAGGGCGTTACGAGGAAAAGTGTGATGTTTTTAGCTTTGGAATAGTTTTCTGGGAAGTAATGTCTGGGAAGACGCCCTTTTATGACTTTAAGAACGTGCTGCCAATTGCTATCCaaggaaaaataaatgaag AAGGTAAACGTCCCAATATAGATGATATTGACAAACTTAAGAAGTTTGAGTATTTGAATTGCATAAAACTATTAATTCAAAAGTGCTGGGATATTGACCCACTAAAAAGACCAAGCATGAGAAGATTGGCCACCATTCTTGGCATTCAGCCTCGAGTTTATATGAACTATCCACATCTATTGTTTGAAATTGATAGATTGAGAGATATTTGTGATGAAGACTTTAAATTtcctaaataa
- the LOC132793117 gene encoding putative mitogen-activated protein kinase kinase kinase 7-like — MVGASYYMAPEIVERPEYTVKCDVYSFGIILWEVMSRKKPFNNLENETSYFILNKVMKGLRPDVNDVNVIQNAEPIKLLITNCWDPNPKKRPDMHELITSFTSFVN; from the exons ATGGTTGGAGCATCGTATTACATGGCACCAGaa ATTGTAGAACGACCGGAGTACACAGTGAAGTGCGATGTTTATAGTTTTGGGATAATACTGTGGGAGGTTATGTCACGAAAGAAACCTTTCAACAATCTGGAGAATGAAACCagttactttattttaaataaagtaatgaAAG GTTTGCGGCCTGATGTGAATGATGTGAACGTCATTCAAAATGCGGAACCGATAAAATTGTTGATTACCAATTGCTGGGATCCGAATCCAAAGAAGCGGCCGGATATGCATGAGTTAATAACGAGTTTTACATCTTTTGTAAAttag
- the LOC132786803 gene encoding mitogen-activated protein kinase kinase kinase 7-like produces MLSLVNHDNIVKLIGTTKDENERMAIVMEYAECGSLYDLLHNEENKDIILPHSLRISWMLQCAEGLNFLHDQNVIHRNITTRNLLLFNNYQTLKISLSETVRTEGTLMTEIVGNFRYMAPEIMRGMQYTKKCDIYSFGIMLWEVMSRKKPFCDVITGIQLAANVLRGHRPNRHDVVNIKNSNEIKMLITNCWDADPQQRPSMEKVVAIMQNNSSYLENGNKTWNMAKNCTIT; encoded by the exons ATGCTATCGCTGGTCAATCATGATAATATTGTAAAGTTAATAGGTACTACAAAAGATGAGAATGAAAGAATGGCCATTGTAATGGAATACGCAGAGTGTGGCTCTCTTTATGACCTACTGCACAACGAGGAAAATAAGGACATCATCTTACCACATTCACTACGTATTAGCTGGATGCTGCAATGTGCGGAG GGTCTCAACTTTCTGCATGATCAAAACGTTATTCATCGGAATATAACTACAAGGAATCTGCTTCTTTTTAACAATTATCAAACCCTAAAGATTTCACTATCTGAAACAGTGAGGACAGAGGGTACATTAATGACAGAAATTGTTGGAAATTTTAGATATATGGCTCCAGAA attatgAGAGGGATGCAATACACCAAAAAATGCGATATCTATAGCTTCGGGATAATGCTGTGGGAGGTGATGTCACGAAAGAAACCGTTCTGCGATGTGATAACCGGAATTCAATTGGCTGCGAATGTGCTTAGAG GCCATCGTCCAAATAGACATGATGTCgtcaacattaaaaattcgaatgagataaaaatgttgattacAAACTGCTGGGATGCGGATCCACAGCAACGACCTTCTATGGAGAAAGTAGTCgcaattatgcaaaataattcTTCTTATTTAGAGAACGGCAACAAAACTTGGAATATGGCGAAAAACTGCACGATTACTTAA
- the LOC132796172 gene encoding mitogen-activated protein kinase kinase kinase zak-1-like, which yields MTMKFAKLHLIKQSIEECWDQDSELRPSMKEVICDINVDSKNDIGLRFDDIELVEMIERGSYCYVYKARWRTESHTKCVAAKIIQDVISKIDIEKHILDLGGELKGLCHKNIVTFYDVCKTHDNRICMLIQYADCGTLHDFLYRSKLNWIMQYAKVCKFVSNVS from the exons ATGACaatgaaatttgcaaaattgcatttaatcaAACAAAGTATTGAAGAGTGCTGGGATCAAGATTCTGAGTTGAGGCCGAGTATGAAGGAAGTGATTTGTGATATTAATGTTGATAGCAAAAATGATATAGGCTTACGCTTCGACGATATAGAATTGGTTGAAATG ATCGAACGAGGCAGCTATTGTTACGTCTACAAAGCTCGTTGGCGAACTGAAAGTCACACCAAATGCGTTgcagcaaaaataatacaagATGTTATTTCAAAGATAGACATAGAAAAACATATCCTCGATCTCGGTGGTGAACTGAAAGGTCTgtgccacaaaaatattgtaacaTTTTATGATGTCTGCAAGACACACGACAATAGAATATGTATGCTGATTCAGTATGCAGACTGTGGAACCCTCCATGATTTTTTGTATCGATCGAAACTAAATTGGATCATGCAATATGCCAAGGTTTGTAAATTTGTATCCAATGTGAGCTGA